GGGTCCATCACCACCAGCACTTGTTTGAGCTTGATCGGCAGGATTCCCCACAAGAAAGAGGTCAACAGCGCCAGGAACAGACCGTAACCCCAGCGACCGGACGAAATGTGCATGCGAACCCCAAAAGAACCAACGGCGAGAAAAGCCCATTCTAGGCTTCCTCGCCGCGCACACACAGTGACAGTTGGCGACCAGCCGCTGCTGGGACTGTATCGGTCGCTGCCAGGCTAGCGCACCGCTTCGAATAAGCCACTCGCGCCCATGCCACCGCCGACGCACATGGTGACGATGCCGTAGCGCAGATTGCGCCGTTGCAACTCACGCACCAGATGACCGACCTGACGCGAGCCGGTCATGCCAAACGGGTGACCGATTGAGATCGAACCGCCGTTGACGTTGTACTTGTCGCTGTCGATTTCCAGTCGGTCGCGGCTGTACAGGCACTGCGAGGCAAAGGCTTCGTTGAGTTCCCACAGATCAATATCCGCCACCTGCAAGCCCTTGGCCTTGAGCAGCCTGGGCACCGAGAACACCGGGCCGATACCCATCTCGTCCGGTTCGCAGCCGGCCACGGTAAAGCCACGGAAAAACGCCTTGGGCTTGAGCCCCAGTTGCAACGCCTTTTCCAGACTCATCACCAGGGTCATTGAGGCGCCGTCAGACAACTGCGAAGAGTTGCCTGCCGTCACCGAACCGTCTTCGGCGAACACCGGTTTCAATCCGGCGAGGCTTTCGTAGGTGGTGTCGGGACGGTTGCAATCGTCGCGGTCAACGATGCCATCGAGGATTTGCACCTCCCCGGAGTTTTTGTCCTCAACCTTGTATTTCACCGCCATCGGCACGATTTCGTCGCTGAACAACCCGGCCGCCTGCGCCTGAGCGGTACGCAACTGGCTCTGCAAGGCATAGCGATCCTGCTCTTCACGGCTGACCGAATAGCGTCGGGCGACGATTTCAGCGGTCTGGCCCATGGGGAAGTAAATCCCCGGCACCTGCTCCTTGAGCAAGGGATTGATCAGGTTGTCGGTGTTGACGCTTTTCATCGTCAGGCTGATGGACTCGACACCGCCGGCGACGATGATGTCGCTGCAACCCGAGGCGATCTGGTTGGCGGCAATCGCAATGGCCTGCAGGCCCGAGGAACAGAAACGGTTGAGGGTCATGCCGGCAGTGCCGGTGCCCAGGCGCGAGAGCACCGCGACGTTGCGCCCGATGTTGAAACCCTGGGCACCTTCGTTGGAGCCTGCGCCGACGATGCAGTCCTCGACGCTGGCCGGATCGATGCCATGGCGCTGCAGCAATGCGTTGACGCAATGGGCCGCCATGTCGTCCGGGCGAGTCTGGTTGAACTTGCCGCGAAACGATTTGGCCAGGCCGGTCCGTACGCTATCGACGATCACTACTTCACGCATGGCATACCTCGAATGTTGTTGTCATTGAAAGAAGTGAATCGAGCATAGATCCACCTGATCGCTGACCGCGACAATCATTCACCTCGCGTATGCAAACCCATCGAACTACTTCTTGTCGTCCTTGTGCTTTTTGGCATGCCGGTCGGATTTCTCGAACGCTGCTTCCAGGGCGCGGTTGATGGTGCGCAACACCTTGACCCGAGCCCAGCGCTTGTCATTGGCCTCCACCAGCGTCCAGGGCGCGACCTCGGTGCTGGTGCGGTCGACCATGTCGCCCACAGCCGTGCGGTAGTCGTCCCACTTCTCGCGGTTACGCCAGTCGTCCTCAGTGATCTTGAAGCGCTTGAAGGGGATCTGCTCGCGTTCCTGGAAACGCTCCAGCTGGGTCTGCTTGTCGATGGCCAGCCAGAACTTCACCACAATCACATTGGAGGCGTTGATCTGCTCTTCAAAGTCGTTGATCTCGCTGTAGGCGCGCATCCAGTCGGCTTGGGTGCAGAAACCTTCGATGCGCTCCACCAGCACCCGGCCGTACCAGGAGCGGTCGAAGATGGTGAATTTTCCGCGCGCTGGAAGGTGTCGCCAGAAGCGCCACAGGTAAGGTTGCGCACGCTCTTCCTCGGTCGGCGCGGCAATCGGCACGATGCTGTACTGACGCGGGTCCAGCGCCGCCGCCACACGGCGGATCGCCCCGCCCTTGCCGGCGGCATCGTTGCCCTCGAACACCGCGATCAGCGCGTGCCGGCGCATGCGCTTGTCACGCAACAAGCCGGCCAGGCGGGCCTGCTCGGTAATCAGTTGCTCTTCGTAGTCTTTCTTGTCCAGGCGCTGGTTGAGGTCGAGGCTGTCCAGCAGGCTGAAATGGTCGACGCTGGTGGTCAATGGCGCGGCGCTGACCTTCTCCGGCTTGAGCTTGGCGCGCTTGAGCGCCCCCTGCAGGCCCTCGAGCAGAATCTTGCCGACCGCCAGGCTGCGGTAATAGGGATCGACCCCTTCGATAACGTGCCACGGCGCATAGTCGCGACTGGTGCGGCGGATCGCCCGCTCGCCGTAATGCACAAACTTGTCGTAGGTCTGCGATTGCTGCCAGTCCAGCGGGCTGATGCGCCAGCTGTGCAGCGGATCGTCCTGCAGCGACTTGAGGCGCGCCTTCATCTGTTTCTTGGACAGGTGGAACCAGAACTTGAAGATCAGCGCACCTTCGTCGCACAGCAGTTTTTCCAGGCGCTCCGCTCCGGTGATCGCCTGATCGAGCACTGCGTCCTTGAACAGGCCGTGGACCCGCCCCTGCAGCATCTGGCTGTACCAGTTGCCGAAAAACACCCCCATGCGGCCCTTGGCCGGGAGCATCCGCCAATAGCGCCAGGCCGGTGGCCGCGCCAGCTCTTCGTCAGTTTGCTGGTCGAAGGTGCGCACTTCGATCAGCCGCGGATCCATCCATTCATTGAGCAACTTGACCGTCTCGCCCTTGCCGGCGCCTTCGATGCCGTTAATCAACACGATCACCGGAAAGCGCGCTTGCTGCTGCAATTCGAA
This region of Pseudomonas fluorescens genomic DNA includes:
- the pap gene encoding polyphosphate:AMP phosphotransferase codes for the protein MFESAEIGHVIDKETYEAEVPALREALLEAQFELQQQARFPVIVLINGIEGAGKGETVKLLNEWMDPRLIEVRTFDQQTDEELARPPAWRYWRMLPAKGRMGVFFGNWYSQMLQGRVHGLFKDAVLDQAITGAERLEKLLCDEGALIFKFWFHLSKKQMKARLKSLQDDPLHSWRISPLDWQQSQTYDKFVHYGERAIRRTSRDYAPWHVIEGVDPYYRSLAVGKILLEGLQGALKRAKLKPEKVSAAPLTTSVDHFSLLDSLDLNQRLDKKDYEEQLITEQARLAGLLRDKRMRRHALIAVFEGNDAAGKGGAIRRVAAALDPRQYSIVPIAAPTEEERAQPYLWRFWRHLPARGKFTIFDRSWYGRVLVERIEGFCTQADWMRAYSEINDFEEQINASNVIVVKFWLAIDKQTQLERFQEREQIPFKRFKITEDDWRNREKWDDYRTAVGDMVDRTSTEVAPWTLVEANDKRWARVKVLRTINRALEAAFEKSDRHAKKHKDDKK
- a CDS encoding thiolase family protein translates to MREVVIVDSVRTGLAKSFRGKFNQTRPDDMAAHCVNALLQRHGIDPASVEDCIVGAGSNEGAQGFNIGRNVAVLSRLGTGTAGMTLNRFCSSGLQAIAIAANQIASGCSDIIVAGGVESISLTMKSVNTDNLINPLLKEQVPGIYFPMGQTAEIVARRYSVSREEQDRYALQSQLRTAQAQAAGLFSDEIVPMAVKYKVEDKNSGEVQILDGIVDRDDCNRPDTTYESLAGLKPVFAEDGSVTAGNSSQLSDGASMTLVMSLEKALQLGLKPKAFFRGFTVAGCEPDEMGIGPVFSVPRLLKAKGLQVADIDLWELNEAFASQCLYSRDRLEIDSDKYNVNGGSISIGHPFGMTGSRQVGHLVRELQRRNLRYGIVTMCVGGGMGASGLFEAVR